TACAAGTGTCTGCAAGTAATCCTCATCATCCCGTTCGTATTGTGATGAATGCAGCATTAGCGCACGAATTAAAGGTTACGCCAGGTCAATGGGTTCGTATTGAACAAGGGAGAGGAGAAGCATTATTACCTTTATCGATACAAGCGGATATCCCTGATAATTGTGTTTATATTCCTGCAGGTTGCGAACAAACCGAAACTTTAGGTGAATCATTTGGCGAGGTGATACTTTATGTTGAATGATTTTCTATTATTACTTTGGATAATCATTAAGATTGTTATTATAACGGTTCCTTTGTTATTGGTTGTGGCTTATTTAACGTTTATTGAACGGAAAGGCATCGGTTACATACAAACGCGTATTGGACCCAATCGGGTGGGGCCTTTAGGCTTTTTACAACCGATTGCAGATGTCATTAAACTGATTACCAAAGAAATCATTGTACCGACGGCGGCGAATCGTTATCTATTTATTTTAGCGCCGGTGGTTACCATTGCACCGGCATTAGCAGCATGGGCTGTTATTCCCTTTAGTGAAGGGTTGGCGTTAACTCAAATTAATGCCGGAGTACTTTATTTATTTGCGATGACATCGTTGGGTGTGTATGGAATATTAATTGCGGGATGGGCGACCAATTCAAAATATGCTTTACTCGGCTCATTGCGCGCAGCCGCTCAAACGATCTCCTATGAAATTGCGATGGGGTTTGCTTTTGTCGGCGTTTTGTTAGCTGCGGGTAGTATGAATCTACAGGATATTGTGTTGCGCCAACAAGGGGGAATTTGGCATTGGTATGGGTTGCCGTTATTGCCTCTCTTTATCTGTTATTGGATTTCTGGGATTGCTGAAACGAATCGTGCACCGTTTGATTTAGCCGAGGGAGAATCAGAAATTGTCGCGGGTTTTCATGTTGAATATTCTGGTGTCAGTTTCGCCTTATTTTTTCTTGCTGAGTATATGAATATGATTTTGATCTCAGCAGTGGCCAGTTTATTGTTTTTAGGAGGATGGTTATCACCTTTTCAAGGTATTCCATTTTTAGAAGGGGCATTGGCGTGGATTCCGGGTATCCTTTGGTTTTTTATCAAGATGATGGGTTTTTTGGGACTTTTTATTTGGTCACGTGCAACCTTCCCCCGCTATCGTTACGATCAATTAATGCGTTTAGGGTGGAAAGTGTTAATTCCAGTGACGTTACTGTGGATAACCGTTATAGCCATTGCAGTACAATTTAAATGGGGTCCTTGGTTTAGCGCATGAATATATTAAGAAAAATAATCCAATGGATTAAAACATTTACGCTATGGGAACTTTTTAAAGGCTTAGGTGTGACGGGCCGTTATTTTTTTAAGAAAAAAGTGACCCTACAATTTCCTGAAGAGGAAACGCCACGTTCTGTTCGATTTCGCGGTTTACATGCATTGCGTCGATATCCGAATGGCGAAGAACGGTGTATTGCGTGTAAATTATGTGAAGCGGTATGCCCTGCATTGGCGATTACGATTGAAGCAGAGCCACGCGAAGATGGTTCCAGACGAACAACCTTATATGAGATCGATTTATTTAAATGCATTTATTGTGGATTTTGTGAAGAATCCTGTCCAGTAGACGCTATCGTCGAAACAAATATTCCACATTATCATTTTGAAAATCGCGGTGAACAAATTATGACGAAACAAAAGTTGTTAGCGATTGGAGATCGCTATGAGAAGCAGATAGCTAAAGAGAGAGCAGAAGATGCACCTTACCGTTAAACGAACGTATTCTTTAATTATGAGTGCCCTGTTGGATATAAAAATAGTGAACGTTTTGTTATGATGATTTCTATTCAATCGTGTGTATTTTTTATCTTTGCTGGGGTACTGATTACTTCAGCGTTAATGACAATTATTTCACGTAATTCAGTGCGCAGTGCTTTATTTTTAGTGTTGACTTTTTTTTCTGCGGCGGCGTTATGGATACTCTTAGAAGCGGAATTTTTGGGTCTGATTTTGATTTTAGTGTACGTAGGTGCCGTCATGACACTTTTTTTATTTGTTATCATGACCTTAAATCTGGATAAAACTGAAAAACAATATGGTTTTGTTCCCTATTTAGTGTGGGCGGTTTTGGGTGTATTGATTCTATTGGCCTTATTGATCGACGCCGTATTCCCACTGACGGGAAACAAAATACTGATCCCCTTAGCGGCTAACGAGAGTAATACACAGGCTTTAGGGAATGTTCTCTATACGCAATATGCTTATCCATTTGAAATTACTGGTGTTTTATTATTGGTGGGTATTATTGCCACGATTGCCTTGAGTTTCCGTGAAAAACGGTTGAACAAGGCGATCTCACCTGAATTACAATTAAAAATTAAACCTTCGGATCGTTTACGAATTATAAAAATGCCAACCGAGAAAAAAAAATGATTCCGTTAAATTATTATCTAATACTTGCGGCGACCTTATTCAGTATAGGTTTACTCGGATTGATCATTAATCGGAAGAATATAATTATTTTGCTGATGTGTGTCGAATTATTATTACTGGCTGTGAATATCAATTTTATTGCATTTTCGCATTTTTTTGCGGATTTAGCAGGACAAATATTTGTTTTTTTTATACTTGCCGTAGCGGCTGTCGAAGCGGCTATCGGTTTAGCGATAGTGATCGTTTTATTTCGTACACGACAGAGTATTCAAGTCGATGACTTAAACCGGTTAAAGGGGTAGTGGGAATGGATCATTATCAATTCATTAGTCTTGCACTTATCTTATTTCCTTTAGGAGGGGCCTTAATTGCAGGGTTAGGAGGACAGCGTGTCAGTGCGAGCACGGCACACCGTGTGACTATCTTCGCGGTGGCACTTTCTTTTCTTTTGTCCTTGTATTTCGCCTATGAACTTTTTTTCCTGCATGGCGTTATTTACGACGAAAATCTTTATTTGTGGGATTTTACCGGGAAATTTCGATTTAATATCGGGTTTTTAATTGATCCGTTAACGGTCGTGATGTTTCTCATTGTGACTTTTATCTCATTCATTGTGCATATTTATAGTGTCACGTACATGGCGGGCGATCCAGGTTATAAGCGCTTTTTTAGTTATATGTCGGCATTTACCTTTGCGATGCTCATGTTGGTGAGTGCCAATAATTTTCTTCAGTTATTTTTTGGCTGGGAAGCGGTCGGTTTAGTTTCGTATCTCCTTATTGGATTTTGGTTTAAACGCGAAGCAGCCAATCGGGGAAGCTTTAAAGCGTTTTTGGTGAATCGGATCGGTGATTTTGGATTCTTTTTAGGTATTGCATTGTTATTTAATTATTTCGGTAGCTTGGATTATTACCATATCTTTCATACGGCTGCTGCGCTGAAAGAAGCACATCTAACACTTTTTCCGCATACTTCGTATTCTGTTATTGCGGTTATTTGCTTTCTGTTATTTATTGGCGCGATGGGAAAATCAGCTCAAATACCATTACATGTGTGGTTACCGGAATCGATGGAAGGTCCAACACCCATTTCAGCATTGATCCATGCCGCCACGATGGTTACGGCGGGTGTTTATTTAGTGGCCCGTCTTTCACCTTTATATGAATATGCACCGGGCGTGTTAAATCTTATTTTAATTCTAGGGGGAACCACGGCCTTATCAATGGGTTTGGTTGCGATTGTTCAGAATGATATTAAACGTATTGTTGCGTATTCTACCTTATCCCAATTGGGTTATATGGTGGTGGGTTTAGGTGCTTCAGCTTATGCTGCAAGTATTTTTCATTTGGTCACCCATGCCTTTTTCAAAGCTTTATTATTTTTAGCAGCAGGTTCCGTTATTCTCACCATGCATCATGAGCAAGATATTCGTAAAATGGGCGGTTTAGCAAAAATTATGCCAATAACGATGATTTGTTTTTTAATTGGGGCGTTGGCTTTAGCGGCCATTCCCCCATTTTCTGGTTTTTATTCGAAAGATGTGATTATCGATGCCGTCCATGAATCCACGTTACCTGCCGCAACGTACGCCTATTATTGTGTGTTGTTCGGTGCATTCGTGACTTCATTTTATATTTTTCGCGCCTTTTTCCTCGTTTTTCAGGGTCGAGCACGCGCACCTCATCCACGTTACCAGCAAACGACATCCATTGTTCGGTTTAGTTTGATTGCATTAGCGATTCCTTCAACGATTGCAGGATTTTTATTCGCACCTGCTTTTTTAAATGTTCCTGGATTACTTACAAAAAGTTTCACTGTTTTGTCGCTCAACAACACCATGGTCAATGAAAAAGGTTTATTAATCAATACGGCAACGCTTTTTTCTATCTTGGGTATCGGTTTAGCCTGGTTATGTTATCGCAAATTCCCGACGATTCCCGCGTGGGCAAAAAATCATTTTACCGTGTTATATCGTGTTTTAGTCAATAAATATGGTTTTGATTCCTTTAATCAACTGGTATTTGAAAAAGGCGGTCGACGTTTAGCGCAATTATTTTTTAACGTTGATATGAATGTGCTTGACGAAAAATTGATTGATGGCTCAGGAAGACGTATCAGTTGGCTCTCTCAGCTGTTGCGACATTTACAGTCGGGTTATATTTACCATTATGCATTGATGATGGTGTTTGGAATCATTGTTTTTTTATTGGCTTATTCCTTATAAATAAATTAGTAGTATAAGAATGTATTTTACTTTACTTGCTTCGTTTATACACAACCATTTATTAAGTTTATTGATATGGTTGCCTGTATTTGGCGGCATATTGGCAGTCGCCGTCAATGGTGATCGTTATCCGCAACGTGCACGCGTGGTTGCGCTAACGACGTCGCTGATAACACTGGTGTTTTGTATTCCCTTATATTTGGGTTTCAATCCCGCGGTAAGCAGTATGCAATTCCAAGAAAATATCGATTGGATTACTGTTTATCATATTCACTACGCCTTAGGTGTCGACGGGATATCGTTACCCCTTATTTTATTAACGGTGTTTACCACATTGTTAGTTATTTTGGCGGCATGGCATAGTATCAAGTTACGGGTTGCACAATATATGGCTGCATTTTTACTGATGCAAGGCATGATGGTCGGAACATTTGCATCGACTGATTCGATCTTATTTTACGTATTTTGGGAAGCTATTCTGATTCCGATGTATTTAAGTATTGGTGTCTGGGGAAGTGATAATCGATCCTATGCGTCGATCAAGTTTTTTTTATACACTTTTTTTGGTTCGGCATTGATGTTGATTGCACTCCTGTATTTGGGTGTCCACAATCCAGAACATGATTTTTTAATTGCTCATTTTTACCCCTTACCATTGGGATTATCTGCACAAATTTGGATTTTTGTCGCTTTTTTAATTGCATTTGCGGTCAAGATCCCGATGTGGCCTTTTCATACCTGGTTACCCGATGCACACACAGAAGCACCAGCGGGTGGTTCCGTTGTATTGGCAGCATTAATGTTGAAACTAGGCGGCTATGGATTTTTACGTTTTACGTTACCTATCGTTCCTGATGCGAGTCGCTTACTCGCTGGCTTAATGATTGTATTAGCGTTAATTGCTATCGTTTATATTGGTTTCGTCGCTTTAGCGCAAATAGATATGAAACGGTTGATTGCTTATTCTTCAATCGCGCATATGGGTTTTGTTGTACTCGGTTGTTTTATGTTATTTGCCATCATGAAGCAAAGTCATAATACGTTGATGGCTTATATGAGTTTAGAAGGTGCGATGGTTCAGATGATTTCTCATGCGTTTAGTTCGGGTGCGATGTTTTTAGCAGTGGGAATGTTGGCGTATCGTTTCCGAAGTCGTCTTATTAAAGATTATGGAGGTTTAGCAACCAGTATGCCTTTATTAGCATCCTTTTTTATGTTGTTTTCGATGTCAAATTTGGGTTTGCCGGGTACCTCAGGCTTTGTCGGAGAATTCATGATTATTCTGAGTGCAATGCAAGCCAGTTTTTGGATTACTGCAATAGCGGCGACGACGTTAATTCTGAGTGCCACCTATACACTCTATATGTATAAACGAATATTTTTTGGTGAGATTACAAATCCCCGGATTGCAGAAAGTGGTGATATCCATGGCTTTGAAAAACTGGTGTTTATTTTATTAAGTTTTGCAATCCTTTTTATTGGTATTTATCCGGCTCCCTTATTGACGATCATGCATACTTCAGTGGATTCAATTTTGCAGTGGAGTTTGCAAACTAAATTATGATGACATTACAACAATATCTTCTCTATCCTGCACTTCCTGAAATCGCTTTATTATTGATGACTTGCGTTATCCTATTCATTGATCTTTTCGCGAAACAAAAAAACAATCGACTTACCTATAGTGCGACTCAACTCAGTTTACTGATTACATTGGCGTTGTTGATTCATTTATATCATGTACCGGCACAATTATTGTTCCACGCACATTTTACATGGGATCTCGTTGCTTACTTTATTAAATTGTGCATTTTGATATTCAGTTTATTTGCTTTTGTGTATGCGCGTGATGCGCTAAAAAACCTGTCGATTCATTCAGGTGAATATTATTTATTAGGTTTATTTTCAATACTCGGTATGTTGGTGTTGACATCGGCCAATAGTCTCTTAACGCTTTATTTAGGTTTGGAATTATTATCCTTTCCACTCTACGCGATGGTAGCCTTACGACGTCAATCCAGTCAGGGGGCTGAAGCAGCCATAAAATATTTTATTTTAGGCGCATTGGCATCGGGTTTATTTTTATATGGTCTTTCTTTGCTGTATGGTGCAAGCCATTCTCTGATTTTATCCTCTATTCACGATGTGTTAGTTATCGGCGGTCAATCACCACTATTACTGAGCACGATTCTTATTTTTATTCTTGCGGGCATTGCATTTAAAGTAGGTGCGGCACCCTTCCAGCTGTGGGTGCCAGACGTTTATCAAGGGGCGCCCACCCCGGTCACGTTGTTTATTAGTGCTGGACCGAAAATAGCGGGCTTAGCCTTAGCCATCCGCATACTCGTGGGTACAATGCCTAGTTTACTCAGTTATTGGCAGCCCTTAATTGCAGTGATTGCTATTTTATCATTTAGTTTGGGCAATCTAGTGGCGATTGTCCAAAGCAATTTAAAGCGTATGCTCGCTTATTCATCGGTCGCACATATGGGATATGGCTTACTGGGGTTGGTTGCGGGTACGAAGATGGGTTACGCCATGAGTATCTTTTATATGCTTGCCTATGGCTTAATGGCATTGGCCGCTTTTGGTTTGCTTGTGGTGATGAGTCGATTTACTCAGATTGAAGATATCAATGACTTAAAAGGCCTCAATGCTCGTAGTCCTTGGCTCGCGCTCATGATGTTGATCACTATGTTTTCTATGGCAGGAATTCCGCCGACAATAGGCTTTTTTGCGAAGCTGGGTATATTAGAAGCGTTGATTTCAGTGCATTTATTATGGATAGCCACTTTAGCGATTATTTTTGCGATTATTGGTGCTTATTATTACATTAATGTGGTTAAAGTGATGTATTTTGAAGAGCCAGAGCCCACCGTTCCACAGTTAAGTGTTGCTTCTGATGCCTATCTTGCACTCAGTATTAATGCTATACTACTCCTTATTTTGGGTCTGTTTCCCAGTCAATTGATATGGCTCGCTAAAACGATTTTTTTTACAATTAATCACCCTGTTTATTAGAAGCTAAAAGAGGCTAGAAATGAAAAAAATTTTTACTATTTTGATTCTATCGTTGGGGTTGCAAGGTTGTTTAGCGGGCGCTTTTGTAGCGGGAGGCGCAACAACAGGTAGTTTAGTGACCGACCCACGTCCTATTAGTACGATAAAAACGGATGAGGAAATAAATTTTAAAGTCAATCGAAAGTTAGTGAATGATCCGGAACTGAATGCTGAAACACATATTTCTGCAGTCAGCTATAATCGTGTGGTGTTATTAACAGGCCAAGCGTATGATGAAAAATTAAAAGCGAAGGCAGAACATTATGCAAGGTCTATCCCAGAAGTTCGACGGGTGTTTAATAAAATTTCTTTAGGAATTCCAACAACACTTTACCGGCGCGCGCAAGATGTCGCTATTACTTCAGCAGTAAAGACGAAGATGTTTGCGAATAGGGATCTTAAATCGAATGATTTTAAGATAGTGACTGAGAACGGCGTGGTTTATATATTAGGGATAGCCACTCCCAAACAAGCCCGTTTAGCCGTATCGGTAGCAAGAGATTCTTCTGGCGTAAAAAAGGTAGTTAAGCTAATAGAATATAGAGAAGAATAAATATTAATTTTTATGGGAGTGGATGATAGTTATTTGACTAAAAAGTGTTGACTTAGGTGGGTGCTATCTGAATACTATTAAAATATAAGAGGTTATGGTGGAACTATTATACGGCGTATTGAATTTGTCCTTTTGGGGTTATGTGCTTGCATTGCTCCTTTTAACACATATCACTATTGTGAGTGTTACAGTGTATCTCCATCGCGCACAAGCGCATCGCGCACTGGAATTACATCCTGCTGTGTGTCATTTTTTTCGTTTTTGGATTTGGCTAACGACCGGTATGGAAACTAAAAAATGGGTTTCCATTCATCGTAAGCATCATGCGAAATGCGAAACAGAGGAGGATCCACATAGCCCACAAACCCGTGGAATTAAGAAAGTTTTTTTGGAGGGAGCAGAATTATATCGTGAGGAGGCTAATAATCCAGATACCATGGAACGTTATGGCCAAGGGACCCCTGATGATTGGTTAGAGCGTCATATTTACACAAAGGATAGTGCGGCGGGTATTGCGTTGATGTTTGTTATTGATCTCGTTTTATTCGGTGTTCCCGGAGTGACTATTTGGGCTTTACAAATGGCTTGGATTCCTTTTTTTGCAGCGGGTGTTGTGAATGGTATTGGCCATTATTGGGGTTATCGAAATTTTGAGTGTCCTGATGCAGCGAGGAATATTATCCCGTTGGGTGCTTTTATTGGTGGTGAAGAATTACATAATAATCATCATACTTTTCCAACCTCTGCTAAGTTTTCTGTAAAATGGTGGGAGTTTGATTTAGGTTGGGTTTATATACGCTTACTTCAGTTTTTAGGATTATCGAAAGTAAAACGCGTATCGCCTAAGCTTTCGAACGTACCGGGAAAATCCCAGGTTGATTTAGATACCTTAACAGCGCTGATTACCAATCGGTTTCAAGTCCTCGCCCGTTATAGTCGCGAGGTACTGTTACCTGTGCTGCATGAAGAGACAGAAAAAGCGAATACGACCACCGGTAAAGCATTGTTAAAACGTTCTAAAATTGCACTGATACGAACCGAATCCTTGTTAAATGAAGAA
The DNA window shown above is from Rickettsiella grylli and carries:
- a CDS encoding NADH-quinone oxidoreductase subunit J — translated: MISIQSCVFFIFAGVLITSALMTIISRNSVRSALFLVLTFFSAAALWILLEAEFLGLILILVYVGAVMTLFLFVIMTLNLDKTEKQYGFVPYLVWAVLGVLILLALLIDAVFPLTGNKILIPLAANESNTQALGNVLYTQYAYPFEITGVLLLVGIIATIALSFREKRLNKAISPELQLKIKPSDRLRIIKMPTEKKK
- a CDS encoding BON domain-containing protein, yielding MKKIFTILILSLGLQGCLAGAFVAGGATTGSLVTDPRPISTIKTDEEINFKVNRKLVNDPELNAETHISAVSYNRVVLLTGQAYDEKLKAKAEHYARSIPEVRRVFNKISLGIPTTLYRRAQDVAITSAVKTKMFANRDLKSNDFKIVTENGVVYILGIATPKQARLAVSVARDSSGVKKVVKLIEYREE
- the nuoL gene encoding NADH-quinone oxidoreductase subunit L, yielding MDHYQFISLALILFPLGGALIAGLGGQRVSASTAHRVTIFAVALSFLLSLYFAYELFFLHGVIYDENLYLWDFTGKFRFNIGFLIDPLTVVMFLIVTFISFIVHIYSVTYMAGDPGYKRFFSYMSAFTFAMLMLVSANNFLQLFFGWEAVGLVSYLLIGFWFKREAANRGSFKAFLVNRIGDFGFFLGIALLFNYFGSLDYYHIFHTAAALKEAHLTLFPHTSYSVIAVICFLLFIGAMGKSAQIPLHVWLPESMEGPTPISALIHAATMVTAGVYLVARLSPLYEYAPGVLNLILILGGTTALSMGLVAIVQNDIKRIVAYSTLSQLGYMVVGLGASAYAASIFHLVTHAFFKALLFLAAGSVILTMHHEQDIRKMGGLAKIMPITMICFLIGALALAAIPPFSGFYSKDVIIDAVHESTLPAATYAYYCVLFGAFVTSFYIFRAFFLVFQGRARAPHPRYQQTTSIVRFSLIALAIPSTIAGFLFAPAFLNVPGLLTKSFTVLSLNNTMVNEKGLLINTATLFSILGIGLAWLCYRKFPTIPAWAKNHFTVLYRVLVNKYGFDSFNQLVFEKGGRRLAQLFFNVDMNVLDEKLIDGSGRRISWLSQLLRHLQSGYIYHYALMMVFGIIVFLLAYSL
- a CDS encoding complex I subunit 4 family protein, with protein sequence MYFTLLASFIHNHLLSLLIWLPVFGGILAVAVNGDRYPQRARVVALTTSLITLVFCIPLYLGFNPAVSSMQFQENIDWITVYHIHYALGVDGISLPLILLTVFTTLLVILAAWHSIKLRVAQYMAAFLLMQGMMVGTFASTDSILFYVFWEAILIPMYLSIGVWGSDNRSYASIKFFLYTFFGSALMLIALLYLGVHNPEHDFLIAHFYPLPLGLSAQIWIFVAFLIAFAVKIPMWPFHTWLPDAHTEAPAGGSVVLAALMLKLGGYGFLRFTLPIVPDASRLLAGLMIVLALIAIVYIGFVALAQIDMKRLIAYSSIAHMGFVVLGCFMLFAIMKQSHNTLMAYMSLEGAMVQMISHAFSSGAMFLAVGMLAYRFRSRLIKDYGGLATSMPLLASFFMLFSMSNLGLPGTSGFVGEFMIILSAMQASFWITAIAATTLILSATYTLYMYKRIFFGEITNPRIAESGDIHGFEKLVFILLSFAILFIGIYPAPLLTIMHTSVDSILQWSLQTKL
- the nuoN gene encoding NADH-quinone oxidoreductase subunit NuoN — protein: MMTLQQYLLYPALPEIALLLMTCVILFIDLFAKQKNNRLTYSATQLSLLITLALLIHLYHVPAQLLFHAHFTWDLVAYFIKLCILIFSLFAFVYARDALKNLSIHSGEYYLLGLFSILGMLVLTSANSLLTLYLGLELLSFPLYAMVALRRQSSQGAEAAIKYFILGALASGLFLYGLSLLYGASHSLILSSIHDVLVIGGQSPLLLSTILIFILAGIAFKVGAAPFQLWVPDVYQGAPTPVTLFISAGPKIAGLALAIRILVGTMPSLLSYWQPLIAVIAILSFSLGNLVAIVQSNLKRMLAYSSVAHMGYGLLGLVAGTKMGYAMSIFYMLAYGLMALAAFGLLVVMSRFTQIEDINDLKGLNARSPWLALMMLITMFSMAGIPPTIGFFAKLGILEALISVHLLWIATLAIIFAIIGAYYYINVVKVMYFEEPEPTVPQLSVASDAYLALSINAILLLILGLFPSQLIWLAKTIFFTINHPVY
- the nuoI gene encoding NADH-quinone oxidoreductase subunit NuoI, which codes for MNILRKIIQWIKTFTLWELFKGLGVTGRYFFKKKVTLQFPEEETPRSVRFRGLHALRRYPNGEERCIACKLCEAVCPALAITIEAEPREDGSRRTTLYEIDLFKCIYCGFCEESCPVDAIVETNIPHYHFENRGEQIMTKQKLLAIGDRYEKQIAKERAEDAPYR
- the nuoH gene encoding NADH-quinone oxidoreductase subunit NuoH, whose protein sequence is MLNDFLLLLWIIIKIVIITVPLLLVVAYLTFIERKGIGYIQTRIGPNRVGPLGFLQPIADVIKLITKEIIVPTAANRYLFILAPVVTIAPALAAWAVIPFSEGLALTQINAGVLYLFAMTSLGVYGILIAGWATNSKYALLGSLRAAAQTISYEIAMGFAFVGVLLAAGSMNLQDIVLRQQGGIWHWYGLPLLPLFICYWISGIAETNRAPFDLAEGESEIVAGFHVEYSGVSFALFFLAEYMNMILISAVASLLFLGGWLSPFQGIPFLEGALAWIPGILWFFIKMMGFLGLFIWSRATFPRYRYDQLMRLGWKVLIPVTLLWITVIAIAVQFKWGPWFSA
- the nuoK gene encoding NADH-quinone oxidoreductase subunit NuoK, translating into MIPLNYYLILAATLFSIGLLGLIINRKNIIILLMCVELLLLAVNINFIAFSHFFADLAGQIFVFFILAVAAVEAAIGLAIVIVLFRTRQSIQVDDLNRLKG
- a CDS encoding fatty acid desaturase, with product MVELLYGVLNLSFWGYVLALLLLTHITIVSVTVYLHRAQAHRALELHPAVCHFFRFWIWLTTGMETKKWVSIHRKHHAKCETEEDPHSPQTRGIKKVFLEGAELYREEANNPDTMERYGQGTPDDWLERHIYTKDSAAGIALMFVIDLVLFGVPGVTIWALQMAWIPFFAAGVVNGIGHYWGYRNFECPDAARNIIPLGAFIGGEELHNNHHTFPTSAKFSVKWWEFDLGWVYIRLLQFLGLSKVKRVSPKLSNVPGKSQVDLDTLTALITNRFQVLARYSREVLLPVLHEETEKANTTTGKALLKRSKIALIRTESLLNEEGKQQIATVINNHHVLALVYQYRLKLQAIWGRTTATQRELLEALQDWCKQAEATGVYALRRFAVRLAGFSTQRKLN